From a region of the Longimicrobium sp. genome:
- the fbp gene encoding class 1 fructose-bisphosphatase, protein MTPKGLVTIERHIIEAEREFPEATGAFSNILYDLAFSAKMIAREVRRAGLADILGLTGEVNVQGEEVRKLDEFANEVIFKALDHTGHLCGMASEEVEDFIPIPDRFPTGNYCVLFDPLDGSSNIDANVSVGTIFSVHRKVSDHARGCVEDCLQPGTKQVAAGYIVYGSSTMLVYTTGNGVHGFTLEPSIGEFLLSHPNIKIPSPGQRIYSVNEGNYARWSEEQRRLVDHLKNADGDNPKPFSARYIGSLVADFHRNLLYGGMFMYPADVKCPQGKLRLLYEAAPLAMIAEHAGGRASNGEQRIMEIVPHDLHERTPLFIGTTEYVELAERFLAGTEAGALV, encoded by the coding sequence GTGACTCCCAAAGGCCTGGTCACCATCGAGCGCCACATCATCGAGGCGGAACGCGAGTTCCCCGAGGCGACGGGGGCGTTCAGCAACATCCTGTACGACCTGGCCTTCTCCGCCAAGATGATCGCGCGCGAGGTGCGGCGCGCCGGGCTCGCGGACATTCTGGGGCTCACCGGCGAGGTGAACGTCCAGGGCGAGGAGGTGCGCAAGCTGGACGAGTTCGCCAACGAGGTGATCTTCAAGGCGCTGGACCACACCGGGCACCTGTGCGGGATGGCCTCCGAAGAGGTGGAGGACTTCATCCCCATCCCCGACCGGTTCCCCACGGGGAACTACTGCGTGCTCTTCGACCCGCTGGACGGCTCGTCGAACATCGACGCCAACGTCAGCGTGGGCACCATCTTCTCGGTGCATCGCAAGGTGAGCGACCACGCGCGCGGCTGCGTGGAGGACTGCCTGCAGCCCGGGACGAAGCAGGTGGCGGCGGGGTACATCGTCTACGGGTCGTCCACGATGCTGGTGTACACCACCGGCAACGGGGTGCACGGCTTCACGCTGGAGCCGTCGATCGGCGAGTTCCTCCTGTCGCACCCCAACATCAAGATCCCCTCGCCCGGGCAGCGGATCTACAGCGTCAACGAGGGGAACTACGCCCGCTGGTCCGAGGAGCAGCGCCGGCTGGTGGACCACCTCAAGAACGCGGACGGCGACAACCCCAAGCCGTTCAGCGCGCGCTACATCGGCTCGCTGGTGGCGGACTTCCACCGCAACCTGCTGTACGGCGGGATGTTCATGTACCCGGCGGACGTGAAGTGCCCCCAGGGGAAGCTGCGCCTGCTGTACGAGGCCGCGCCGCTCGCCATGATCGCCGAGCACGCCGGGGGCCGCGCCTCCAACGGCGAGCAGCGCATCATGGAGATCGTCCCCCACGACCTGCACGAGCGCACGCCCCTGTTCATCGGGACGACCGAGTACGTGGAGCTGGCGGAGCGCTTCCTGGCGGGGACGGAGGCGGGCGCGCTGGTTTGA
- a CDS encoding anion permease, which produces MTAVDANVVYILVIIAVAFAFDFINGFHDSANSIATVVGTRVLSPVKAVFWAAFFNFAALFVVGTAVAKTLGKGMIDVNIVTPSVVMGGLLGAIAWNLITWYYGIPSSSSHALLGGYAGAAVAKAGFGAIIPGGWIKTILFIFLSPLIGMALGWLLMLIVLWIFHKSSAGFADRFFRVAQLASSGVFSLSHGGNDAQKTMGIIVGLLVSSKAAFAGQTGWMRYLYLPNADHVPLWVELLAYTMISLGTLFGGWRIVHTMGTRITRLRPVGGFCAETGGAISIFIATFFGIPVSTTHTITGAIVGVGATRRLSAVRWNIAGRIVWAWFLTIPAAFAISAVCYVLLKVTVAP; this is translated from the coding sequence GTGACCGCCGTGGACGCGAACGTCGTATACATCCTGGTGATCATCGCGGTCGCGTTCGCCTTCGACTTCATCAACGGCTTCCACGACTCGGCGAACTCGATCGCGACGGTGGTGGGCACCCGGGTGCTGAGCCCGGTAAAGGCGGTGTTCTGGGCGGCGTTCTTCAACTTCGCCGCGCTCTTCGTGGTGGGCACCGCGGTGGCGAAGACGCTGGGCAAGGGGATGATCGACGTGAACATCGTCACCCCCAGCGTGGTGATGGGAGGGCTGCTGGGCGCCATCGCCTGGAACCTGATCACCTGGTACTACGGCATCCCGTCGTCGTCGTCGCACGCGCTGCTGGGCGGCTACGCGGGTGCGGCGGTGGCCAAGGCGGGGTTCGGCGCCATCATCCCAGGCGGGTGGATCAAGACGATCCTCTTCATCTTCCTCTCCCCGCTGATCGGCATGGCACTGGGATGGCTGCTGATGCTGATCGTGCTCTGGATCTTCCACAAGAGCAGCGCGGGCTTCGCGGACCGCTTCTTCCGCGTGGCGCAGCTCGCCTCGTCCGGCGTCTTCTCCCTTTCGCACGGCGGCAACGACGCGCAGAAGACGATGGGGATCATCGTTGGGCTGCTGGTGTCGTCCAAGGCGGCGTTCGCGGGGCAGACCGGGTGGATGCGCTACCTGTACCTCCCCAACGCCGACCACGTGCCGCTCTGGGTGGAGCTGCTGGCGTACACCATGATCTCGCTGGGCACGCTCTTCGGCGGCTGGCGCATCGTGCACACGATGGGCACGCGCATCACCCGCCTGCGCCCGGTCGGCGGCTTCTGCGCGGAGACGGGCGGCGCCATCAGCATCTTCATCGCGACGTTCTTCGGCATCCCGGTGAGCACCACGCACACCATCACGGGCGCCATCGTGGGCGTGGGCGCGACGCGGCGCCTTTCCGCCGTGCGCTGGAACATCGCGGGGCGCATCGTGTGGGCGTGGTTCCTCACCATCCCCGCCGCGTTCGCTATCTCGGCCGTCTGCTATGTGCTGCTGAAGGTGACCGTCGCCCCCTGA
- a CDS encoding DUF4157 domain-containing protein produces MLWNRLLDSVLGPVAPPPSAVPASALPPGVTFRKGRLVPAIGGVLAKTKGPMTAVTLGRTIVVLPGAELSPRLLVHELTHVRQWGEDRLFPLKYALQSLRHGYLQNRYEVEARAEAERAFPRTPTTPRNA; encoded by the coding sequence ATGCTCTGGAACCGGCTCCTGGACTCGGTGCTGGGACCCGTGGCGCCGCCGCCCTCCGCCGTGCCCGCCAGCGCGCTCCCGCCCGGCGTCACCTTTCGCAAGGGGCGGCTGGTGCCGGCCATCGGCGGAGTGCTGGCGAAGACGAAGGGCCCGATGACGGCGGTGACGCTGGGGCGCACCATCGTCGTGCTCCCCGGCGCGGAGCTTTCGCCGCGGCTCCTGGTGCACGAGCTCACGCACGTGCGGCAGTGGGGCGAGGACCGGCTCTTCCCCCTGAAGTACGCGCTGCAGTCGCTTCGGCACGGGTACCTGCAGAACCGGTACGAGGTCGAGGCGCGGGCGGAGGCCGAGCGGGCCTTCCCCCGGACCCCAACAACCCCGAGGAACGCGTGA